The proteins below come from a single Clostridia bacterium genomic window:
- the tadA gene encoding tRNA adenosine(34) deaminase TadA, whose protein sequence is MDEKFMKQAIKQAQKAAEMGEVPIGAVLVKDGKVIARGYNKREKNMSAEAHAELIAIRKACKKENNWRLSGTTLYVTLEPCPMCAGAIINARIDRVVFGAPNPQSGVCGTHLNLLNMNLLNHTTEVTSGVEETACTGLMQEFFKKIRQRNKNK, encoded by the coding sequence ATGGACGAAAAATTCATGAAGCAAGCTATAAAGCAAGCCCAAAAAGCTGCTGAAATGGGCGAAGTGCCCATCGGAGCGGTGCTGGTAAAGGACGGAAAAGTCATCGCACGCGGATATAATAAACGGGAAAAGAATATGTCGGCAGAAGCACATGCCGAGCTGATTGCCATCCGCAAGGCTTGCAAAAAAGAAAACAACTGGCGCCTTTCGGGCACTACCCTTTATGTAACCTTAGAGCCATGCCCCATGTGCGCTGGTGCCATCATCAATGCGCGCATTGACCGCGTGGTATTCGGCGCGCCCAATCCCCAGAGCGGTGTCTGCGGTACCCATCTGAACCTGCTGAACATGAACCTGTTAAATCACACCACCGAGGTCACCTCCGGTGTAGAGGAAACCGCCTGCACCGGGCTGATGCAGGAGTTTTTCAAAAAAATAAGACAACGAAACAAAAACAAGTGA